The following are encoded in a window of Acropora muricata isolate sample 2 chromosome 6, ASM3666990v1, whole genome shotgun sequence genomic DNA:
- the LOC136919790 gene encoding uncharacterized skeletal organic matrix protein 1-like, whose product MEAAKDPEPKVQFSEKANDSLKKPCRRKTKIVALGGITLVLLLGAVVSVSVYFSLEKNVPHTDNLVEVDLEEGETLTYLVDHDINVQGGGVQKAVITVIVGFRVLNKTSEEYWFLTKFNFSHVQVEGNMEIGRITSSTEYFLVRLLTHSRKTTFPFEVHGDRQTNTELIRLVYGILDQLIPTLKRDLYESVDGQKANLLDTEESPLLPRSVKMHREANTTDKDRVTIKNHFDRTDFDDKLSDIDLDLKYSDIALINKSNGMVSESHVHFYERLNFGEPIDNVGFKVTNMQVTVDSHASLIESNFLGYEESKTVDLHSFVKLVISNTKVTFSAVNITEKPTQVEPNAVSNSSSAPFNTSSPSQHLNFTGNFSGTSLKRSRRAANVVPWNKAGRLSLNTERSFTLFKKKVIGIEMKGEAKIWLKTGRPAELGASFFLSLGGRRVDSNLFTKQYKGNQLKDGRDKSKKYTFSITGITIQVPVKILLVGVDFTLTGEYSTQLNFPSGRNSLSPVKLAVEIAPTTEVKVSINAYVSAHLIRAGVYGDGTLARVGLPVTLSYEATRSSGQKWCLERSFRLTALELGAGIFYQLKNGANWGPRHTLYQFGRWAAIYRNGQLQSICS is encoded by the exons ATGGAAGCGGCAAAGGACCCCGAGCCCAAAGTGCAGTTTAGTGAAAAAGCGAACGACTCTCTGAAAAAGCCATGCCGTCGCAAAACAAAGATTGTTGCTCTTGGTGGGATAACATTGGTTCTCTTGCTAGGCGCGGTGGTTTCCGTGAGCGTGTATTTTTCGCTGGAAAAAAACGTTCCTCACACTGACAATTTGGTCGAGGTTGATCTGGAAGAAGGCGAGACTCTTACGTATCTAGTGGACCATGACATAAACGTACAAGGAGGCGGTGTTCAGAAGG CTGTTATAACAGTGATTGTCGGGTTCCGGGTTCTTAACAAAACATCAGAGGAGTACTGGTTCCTAACTAAATTCAACTTTTCCCACGTGCAAGTGGAAGGAAATATGGAGATCGGAAGGATCACGTCATCAACTGAATACTTTCTGGTTCGACTTCTTACTCATTCAAG aaaaacaacatttccaTTTGAGGTTCATGGTGATCGCCAAACGAATACAGAACTGATTCGCCTGGTGTATGGCATTCTCGACCAACTTATTCCGACATTGAAACGGGACCTCTACGAATCTGTGGATGGACAAAAAGCAAACCTCCTCGATACTGAGGAATCTCCTTTGCTCCCTCGCTCTGTGAAAATGCACCGAGAAGCAAATACAACCGACAAGGACAGAGTTACGATAAAAAATCATTTCGATCGTACCGATTTCGATGATAAGTTATCAGATATCGATCTTGATTTGAAATATTCTGACATTGCCCTTATTAACAAAAGCAACGGAATGGTGTCCGAGAGTCACGTGCATTTTTATGAACGGTTGAATTTCGGGGAACCGATAGACAACGTCGGCTTTAAAGTTACAAATATGCAAGTTACCGTGGATAGCCACGCTTCACTTATTGAAAGTAACTTTTTGGGATACGAAGAATCCAAAACGGTTGATTTACATTCTTTTGTAAAGCTAGTcatttcaaacactaaagtCACCTTTTCTGCAGTCAACATTACTGAAAAGCCGACTCAAGTAGAGCCAAATGCTGTTTCAAATTCAAGTAGCGCTCCATTTAATACTTCCTCACCTAGCCAGCATCTCAATTTCACCGGTAATTTCTCCGGCACTTCTTTGAAACGGTCTCGCAGGGCTGCGAACGTCGTTCCATGGAATAAGGCAGGTCGTCTGAGTTTAAATACAGAGCGCTCATTTACTCTGTTTAAAAAGAAAGTGATCGGAATTGAGATGAAAGGAGAAGCAAAGATTTGGCTGAAGACTGGTAGACCAGCGGAACTAGGGgccagtttttttctttcccttggAGGAAGACGCGTTGACAGTAATTTATTCACGAAACAGTACAAGGGAAATCAGCTGAAGGATGGAAGagataaaagcaaaaaatatacATTTTCTATAACAGGAATA ACTATTCAAGTGCCTGTGAAAATATTGTTAGTCGGGGTTGATTTCACTTTAACAGGGGAATATAGCACCCAGCTAAACTTTCCCTCGGGAAGGAATTCACTCAGTCCTGTCAAGCTTGCTGTGGAG ATAGCACCTACTACAGAAGTTAAAGTGAGTATTAATGCATATGTTTCGGCTCACCTCATCCGCGCTGGAGTCTATGGAGATGGTACACTGGCGCGTGTTGGTTTGCCTGTGACCCTGTCCTACGAAGCGACTCGTTCCTCAGGACAGAAGTGGTGTTTGGAAAGGTCTTTTCGCCTCACTGCGCTGGAATTGGGAGCCGGAATTTTCTATCAGCTGAAAAATGGGGCTAACTGGGGCCCTCGGCACACACTGTATCAGTTCGGAAGATGGGCTGCTATATACAGAAATGGGCAGTTGCAATCCATATGTAGCTAA
- the LOC136919580 gene encoding uncharacterized protein — MSYSTLLRRLKAYGLGRRSFLTKDDSKSTIQTVRQRVSEIINGPGSSGGYRTIWHTLEMEGLCVPRIIVQDMLIELDPEGTQLRKAHRLKRRSYVNRGPNDSWHMDGYDKLKAFEFAIHGAIDGFSRKILWLEVAHSNNSPDNIAMYFLNIVQELKGCLVQLITDLGTENGLAALMQCYFHDNPDAHRYVSSPRKQRIEGWWSFYSQNRSMWWCNFFKDLKSEGVLDSTSELCMECLWYCYATVLQNDLNILKEHWNSHRIRKSRHNTVSGRPDSLFYLPEHHGAVENLLLKVPQSEVDYVSEHIVNMNNGSEYQDYFEYARRSLGINLASDWQEADQLYRKLIAVFENGI; from the coding sequence ATGAGTTATAGCACGCTTTTAAGGCGATTAAAAGCATATGGGCTTGGCAGACGGAGTTTTCTTACTAAGGACGATTCAAAAAGCACTATACAAACGGTGAGGCAACGTGTCAGTGAGATTATTAATGGTCCTGGATCATCTGGGGGATACAGAACAATCTGGCACACTTTAGAGATGGAAGGCTTGTGTGTTCCACGAATAATAGTACAGGACATGTTAATAGAATTGGATCCAGAAGGTACTCAGTTAAGGAAAGCTCACCGTTTAAAGAGAAGGTCATATGTCAATCGGGGACCCAATGATTCCTGGCATATGGATGGTTATGATAAACTGAAAgcatttgaatttgcaataCATGGAGCCATTGATGGCTTTAGCAGAAAAATATTATGGCTTGAAGTAGCACACTCAAACAACTCACCAGACAACATAGCAATGTACTTCTTGAATATTGTGCAGGAACTGAAAGGATGTCTGGTACAATTAATTACAGACCTAGGAACTGAAAACGGATTAGCAGCATTGATGCAGTGTTATTTCCATGACAACCCTGATGCTCACCGTTATGTGTCATCTCCTAGAAAGCAGAGAATAGAAGGCTGGTGGTCATTTTATTCTCAAAACAGGTCAATGTGGTGGtgtaattttttcaaagatctAAAGTCTGAAGGTGTCTTAGACTCCACATCTGAATTATGCATGGAATGTCTGTGGTATTGTTATGCGACAGTTCTCCAGAATGACCTTAACATTCTTAAAGAACACTGGAACAGCCATAGAATTAGGAAGTCTAGACATAACACTGTTTCTGGTCGACCAGATTCACTTTTTTATTTGCCTGAGCATCATGGGGCTGTTGAAAATCTTCTGTTGAAAGTTCCTCAATCAGAAGTAGATTATGTTTCTGAGCACATAGTTAACATGAACAACGGCAGTGAATATCAGGACTATTTTGAATATGCTAGAAGATCCCTTGGAATCAACCTTGCAAGTGACTGGCAAGAAGCAGACCAACTTTATCGCAAGCTTATAGCTGTATTTGAAAATGGAATTTAA